In one Tripterygium wilfordii isolate XIE 37 chromosome 22, ASM1340144v1, whole genome shotgun sequence genomic region, the following are encoded:
- the LOC119991784 gene encoding methionine aminopeptidase 2B-like, whose protein sequence is MAEENLKTEIPVVGENVVSKHSKGNEESSELASTLENVEDVGKEVSKKKKKKSKSKKKEVLQQTDPPSIPVTELYPSGEFPEGEIQQYKDDNLWRITSEEKRELERLQKPLYNSIRQAAEVHRQVRKYIKSILKPGMLMIDLCETLENTVRKLISENGLQAGIAFPTGCSLNWVAAHWTPNTGDKTVLQYDDVMKLDFGTQIDGYIVDCAFTVAFNPMFDPLLEASREATNTGIKECGIDVRLCDVGAAIQEVMESYEVEINGKVFQVKSIRNLNGHSIGRYQIHAGKSVPIVKGGEQTKMEEGEFFAIETFASTGKGYVREDLECSHYMKNFEVGYVPLRMPRAKQLLATIDKNFSTLAFCRRYLDRLGETKYLMALKNLCDSGVVQPYPPLCDVKGSYVSQFEHTILLRPTCKEVISRGDDY, encoded by the exons AAGTttccaagaagaaaaagaagaaaagtaaaAGCAA GAAAAAGGAGGTGCTGCAGCAGACTGATCCACCATCTATTCCTGTTACCGAGCTTTACCCATCTGGGGAGTTTCCTGAAGGTGAAATTCAACAGTACAAAGATGA TAATTTATGGAGAATCACTtctgaagaaaagagagagttgGAGCGCCTTCAGAAGCCGCTATATAATTCAATTCGCCAAGCGGCAGAAGTTCATCGGCAG GTTCGAAAGTATATTAAAAGCATTTTGAAGCCTGGAATGTTAATGATTGACCTATGTGAGACCCTGGAGAATACAGTTCGCAAGTTAATATCTGAGAATGGTTTGCAAGCAGGCATTGCATTCCCTACCGGATGCTCTTTGAACTG GGTTGCTGCTCATTGGACCCCAAATACAGGAGATAAGACTGTGCTTCAGTATGATGATGTTATGAAGCTGGACTTCGGAACTCAAATTGATG GATATATAGTTGATTGTGCATTTACGGTGGCATTTAACCCTATGTTTGATCCATTGCTTGAAGCTTCACGTGAAGCCACCAATACGGGTATCAAG gaATGTGGGATCGATGTGCGCCTTTGCGATGTTGGTGCTGCAATCCAGGAGGTCATGGAATCTTATGAGGTCGAAATTAATGGAAAGGTGTTTCAAG TTAAAAGTATTAGAAACTTGAATGGACATAGCATTGGGCGCTACCAGATTCATGCTGGAAAGTCTGTTCCCATTGTCAAAGGAGGGGAGCAAACAAAGATGGAGGAGGGAGAATTTTTTGCCATTGAAACTTTTGCATCAACGG GAAAAGGATACGTTAGAGAAGATCTAGAGTGCAGTCATTACATGAAAAATTTTGAAGTGGGTTACGTTCCTTTGAGGATGCCCAGAGCAAAGCAGCTGCTAGCAACAATTGACAAGAACTTTTCCACGTTGGCTTTCTGCAGGCGGTATCTAGACCGCCTTGGGGAGACTAAATATTTAATGGCACTGAAGAATTTGTGTGATAGTGGCGTTGTTCAG CCTTATCCTCCTCTGTGTGACGTCAAAGGCAGTTATGTTTCGCAGTTTGAGCATACCATCTTACTGCGACCGACCTGCAAAGAGGTTATATCCAGGGGAGATGACTACTGA